A region from the Trachemys scripta elegans isolate TJP31775 chromosome 22, CAS_Tse_1.0, whole genome shotgun sequence genome encodes:
- the LOC117869078 gene encoding interleukin-6 receptor subunit beta-like, translating into MAGWIALGSSSEDPGAVKLSPPEVSATADRSDCFRVAWRQPNEELLRVTDARYEIRYRDVDGASWTQVDVTAAENAPASKDVCGVSPFTSYSIQVRALYRSDTFPWSDGGPSWSAWSHERFVRTLPTAPSRGPALWRKIATPDSDGRSEIILMWKPLQPKEANGRILTYSLRWQRRGQPAVLLACLTRSLQCALELPASEEHTFFLTASNSVGESPASKLLIPAVQAQAVPPLLPLLVSPASDRSLLLQWDPPGFAAAAYVFEWGRVSENRGQNSSWCYELGNISRAVLAEAIEPGYLYSLTLFALSDGAVRAAGSTSAYSKQIAPFRAPTLHPTRVWPSQVEVQWEEIPLEEQGGFIRNYTISYEEQGKDAQAVVVNGSVRRYLIAGLAPDSVVRVGISISNDGGSTQGSVLSIRTRSLDDGKVELLLSSLCVGLVVLLITAALACVLKHPLIQGCLWPQVPDPAKSHLASWLPQKIWLDLGNFPVEQSKEQRVGYPDFPFRGVSGIICGQQEEMMMCKSFLESTWAAEVSSAGDKYRQPLQTIFLQGDVTTPDHSQARRQSKVEYSTVIVWAYPGDAPPSSTAPWPQPTPQSPESSGPSREPGWRICFQSPSCEPLDGSCWRCSQQLDGGPASLGAFPLLRTLVVEGSGDLQPNGDHPAGALSSVTP; encoded by the exons ATGGCCGGGTGGATCGCACTGGGCTCTTCTTCAGAAGATCCGGGAGCTg TGAAGCTGAGCCCGCCCGAGGTCAGCGCCACGGCGGACAGGAGCGACTGCTTCCGCGTGGCGTGGCGGCAGCCCAACGAGGAGCTGCTGCGTGTGACGGACGCGCGGTATGAGATCCGGTACCGCGACGTGGACGGGGCATCCTGGACGCAG GTGGATGTCACAGCCGCAGAGAACGCGCCCGCATCGAAGGACGTCTGTGGCGTCTCGCCGTTCACCAGCTACTCTATCCAGGTGCGAGCGCTGTACCGGAGCGACACCTTCCCCTGGAGCGACGGGGGCCCCTCCTGGAGCGCCTGGAGCCACGAGCGATTTGTGAGGACTCTGCCCACGG CCCCGTCCAGAGGGCCGGCTCTTTGGAGGAAAATAGCCACGCCCGACTCTGACGGGAGGAGTGAGATCATTCTGATGTGGAAG CCCCTGCAGCCAAAGGAAGCCAACGGCAGGATCCTGACCTACAGTCTCCGCTGGCAGCGAAGGGGGCAGCCGGCTGTCCTGCTGGCATGCCTCACCCGCTCCCTGCAGTGCGCTCTGGAGCTGCCGGCCTCCGAGGAACACACCTTCTTCCTCACCGCCAGCAATTCTGTGGGCGAGTCCCCCGCTAGCAAGCTGTTGATCCCAGCGGTGCAAGCCCAAGCAG TGCCGCCGCTGCTGCCACTCCTGGTCTCTCCGGCGAGCGACCGCAGCCTCCTCCTGCAGTGGGATCCCCCTGGCTTCGCCGCAGCAGCCTATGTCTTCGAGTGGGGCCGGGTGTCTGAGAACCGGGGACAGAACAGCAGCTGGTGCTATGAGCTGGGGAACATCAGCAGGGCGGTCCTGGCAG AGGCAATTGAGCCGGGGTATCTCTACAGCCTGACGCTCTTTGCCCTGAGCGACGGAGCCGTCCGGGCTGCAGGCTCTACAAGCGCTTACTCCAAGCAGATCG CTCCATTCCGTGCCCCAACTCTGCATCCCACCCGTGTCTGGCCATCCCAGGTGGAGGTGCAGTGGGAGGAGATCCCATTGGAGGAGCAAGGCGGCTTCATCCGGAACTACACCATCTCCTACGAGGAGCAGGGAAAAGACGCCCAGG CCGTGGTGGTGAACGGCTCCGTCCGTCGCTATCTCATCGCGGGCCTGGCTCCTGACTCCGTGGTGAGGGTGGGCATCTCCATCAGCAACGACGGGGGAAGCACGCAGGGCTCTGTCCTCTCCATCAGAACCAGAAGCCTTG ACGATGGGAAGGTCGAACTGTTGCTGTCCTCCCTGTGCGTGGGGCTAGTCGTCCTGCTCATCACGGCCGCTCTGGCCTGCGTCCTCAAGCACCCCCT AATACAGGGCTGCCTGTGGCCGCAAGTCCCCGACCCTGCTAAAAGCCACCTGGCTAGCTGGCTGCCACAGAAAATATGGCTG GACTTGGGGAACTTCCCAGTGGAGCAGAGCAAGGAGCAGAGAGTGGGGTATCCTGACTTCCCGTTCCGGGGGGTCTCGGGAATCATCTGTGGCCAGCAGGAGGAGATGATGATGTGCAAGTCCTTCCTGGAAAGCACCTGGGCAGCAGAGGTCTCTAGCGCTGGAGATAAATACAGGCAGCCTCTCCAGACCATCTTCCTCCAGGGAGACGTGACCACCCCAGACCATTCCCAGGCAAGACGCCAAAGCAAGGTGGAATATTCCACAGTGATCGTCTGGGCATATCCCGGTGATGCACCACCAAGCTCTACTGCTCCCTGGCCCCAACCTACCCCTCAGAGCCCAGAGAGCTCTGGTCCCAGCCGGGAGCCTGGCTGGAGGATCTGCTTCCAAAGCCCATCCTGTGAGCCCCTGGATGGGTCATGCTGGCGATGCAGCCAACAGCTGGATGGAGGGCCCGCTTCCTTGGGGGCATTTCCGCTCCTGAGGACCCTGGTTGTGGAGGGATCTGGAGACCTCCAGCCTAACGGAGATCACCCTGCGGGCGCGCTCAGCTCAGTGACGCCCTAA
- the PLPP2 gene encoding phospholipid phosphatase 2, with product MAGVTITCTVLIISAGEAYLVYAEQLHSKSEYNNYLAALYKVLGTFLFGGAVSQSLTDLAKYMIGRLRPNFLDVCDPDWSKVNCSIYKQLENVCRGDARNITESRLSFYSGHSSFGMYCMVFLALYVQARLIGKWARLLRPTIQFFLIAFAIFVGYTRVSDYKHHWSDVLVGLLQGALIAILIVRYVSDFFKQRPPLQCEKDPEHKPSLPLTRSEPDHNHYSYPGAP from the exons ATGGCGGGGGTCACCATCACCTGCACCGTCCTCATT ATCTCCGCAGGCGAGGCCTACCTGGTGTACGCTGAGCAACTCCACTCCAAGTCCGAGTACAACAACTACCTCGCCGCCCTCTACAAGGTACTGGGGACGTTCCTCTTCGGCGGGGCCGTCAGCCAGTCCCTGACCGACCTGGCCAAGTACATGATTGGTCGGCTCCGGCCCAACTTCTTGGACGTCTGCGACCCAGACTGGTCGAAGGTGAACTGCTCCATCTACAAGCAGCTGGAGAATGTGTGCCGGGGGGACGCCAGGAACATCACCGAGTCCAG GTTATCCTTCTATTCCGGACACTCCTCCTTCGGGATGTACTGTATGGTGTTCCTGGCA ctgtACGTCCAGGCCCGGCTGATCGGGAAGTGGGCCCGGCTGCTGCGTCCCACGATCCAGTTCTTCCTGATCGCCTTCGCCATCTTCGTGGGCTACACCCGGGTCTCCGACTACAAGCACCACTGGAGTGATGTGCTGGTGGGGCTCCTCCAGGGGGCGCTCATTGCCATCCTCATC gtcCGCTACGTCTCTGACTTCTTCAAGCAGCGTCCGCCTCTCCAGTGTGAGAAGGACCCGGAGCACAAGCCTAGCTTACCGCTGACCAGAAGCGAGCCCGATCACAACCACTACAGCTATCCGGGAGCTCCCTGA